A window from Flavobacteriales bacterium encodes these proteins:
- a CDS encoding polyribonucleotide nucleotidyltransferase — translation MHIVNKTINLGTGEPIHIETGKLAKQADGSVVVRQGDTMLLATVVSNKEGSDVDFLPLTVEYREKYSASGKFPGGFFKRESRPGEPEILTARLIDRALRPMFPDDYHAETQVIVQLVSADKENMPDAIAGLAASAALAVSDIPFNGPISEVRVARIDGKFSINPSYEQLEKADMEMIVAGTIDNILMVEGEMQEATEDEMVEAIQVAHAAIKVQCQVQMDLASEVEKSKVKREYSHETHDEDLKKRIFDFAFEKCKEVARRASEKDERREAFNAIKESFEETLTEEELEEYDKLIGTYFGKAKKEAVRRVMLDESIRLDGRKNDEIRQIWTEVDYLPGAHGSAVFTRGETQALCSLTLGSKLDEQKIDSATIERSDAFMLHYNFPPFSVGEARFLRAASRREIGHGNLALRALKPVIPSAPENPYTIRLLSDILESNGSSSMATVCAGCLALMDGGVQIKEMVSGIAMGLITDGEKNMILSDILGDEDHLGDMDFKVTGTEKGITACQMDIKVDGLSTDLLKEALYQAREGRLHILNEMKKTMDKPSEDYKDHAPRIISFMIPKEMIGPVIGPGGKIIQEIQEITETTVVIDEIDGQGKVDIVSSDKASIQAAEKRIKDIAFPPKAEKGEVYEGKVKSIMPYGAFVEVVPGTDGLLHVSEIDWKRVEKVEDYLKEGDMVKVKVVDIDPKTGKLKLSRKVLIERPQREEA, via the coding sequence AATCTCGGTACGGGTGAGCCCATCCACATCGAGACTGGTAAACTGGCCAAGCAGGCCGATGGATCCGTAGTGGTCCGACAAGGAGACACGATGCTCCTAGCAACCGTAGTATCCAACAAAGAAGGATCCGATGTGGACTTCCTTCCACTGACAGTCGAGTATCGAGAAAAGTATTCTGCTTCAGGAAAATTCCCAGGCGGATTCTTCAAAAGAGAATCAAGACCTGGAGAACCTGAAATTCTGACTGCACGACTAATTGACAGGGCTCTAAGGCCCATGTTCCCAGATGATTACCACGCTGAAACTCAAGTCATAGTTCAACTTGTATCAGCGGATAAGGAAAACATGCCCGATGCCATAGCTGGTCTAGCAGCTTCTGCTGCACTGGCCGTATCTGATATTCCCTTCAATGGTCCCATCTCCGAGGTGAGGGTAGCACGTATCGATGGTAAGTTCTCCATCAATCCTAGCTACGAACAACTAGAGAAAGCCGACATGGAAATGATCGTTGCCGGAACGATAGATAACATTCTCATGGTAGAGGGTGAGATGCAAGAGGCAACAGAGGATGAAATGGTCGAAGCCATTCAAGTGGCTCACGCTGCTATCAAAGTGCAATGTCAGGTGCAGATGGATCTGGCCTCTGAGGTAGAGAAGTCCAAGGTCAAGAGAGAATACTCTCATGAGACCCACGATGAAGACCTGAAGAAGAGGATCTTCGACTTTGCTTTCGAGAAATGTAAAGAAGTAGCTCGCAGAGCATCTGAAAAGGATGAACGTAGAGAGGCATTCAATGCGATCAAGGAATCATTTGAAGAGACCTTGACGGAAGAAGAATTAGAGGAGTACGATAAACTGATCGGAACATATTTCGGAAAGGCCAAAAAAGAGGCAGTCAGACGAGTGATGTTGGATGAGAGCATCCGCTTGGATGGTCGTAAGAACGATGAGATTCGACAGATATGGACCGAGGTAGACTATCTTCCAGGTGCCCATGGTAGTGCTGTCTTCACACGTGGTGAGACTCAGGCCCTCTGTTCTCTGACCCTAGGCTCCAAGTTGGATGAGCAGAAAATCGATTCTGCCACCATCGAACGCAGCGATGCTTTCATGCTTCACTACAACTTCCCACCATTCAGTGTGGGAGAAGCACGATTCTTGAGAGCTGCTAGTAGGAGGGAGATAGGTCATGGTAACTTGGCGCTAAGAGCCTTGAAGCCCGTTATTCCATCTGCTCCTGAAAATCCCTATACGATAAGGCTGCTTTCCGATATCCTCGAATCCAATGGTTCATCATCGATGGCCACCGTATGTGCCGGATGTCTGGCCTTGATGGATGGAGGTGTCCAGATCAAAGAGATGGTCTCCGGAATTGCTATGGGGCTGATCACCGATGGTGAGAAGAACATGATCCTTTCCGATATCCTAGGTGATGAGGATCACCTCGGAGATATGGACTTCAAAGTGACCGGTACGGAGAAAGGAATCACCGCATGTCAGATGGACATCAAAGTGGATGGACTTTCTACCGACCTGCTCAAGGAGGCATTGTATCAAGCGCGCGAAGGTCGTCTGCATATTCTCAATGAGATGAAGAAGACCATGGACAAGCCAAGTGAGGATTACAAGGACCATGCACCACGTATCATCTCATTCATGATCCCTAAGGAGATGATCGGACCGGTCATCGGTCCGGGTGGAAAGATCATCCAGGAGATACAGGAGATCACAGAGACCACAGTCGTGATCGATGAGATCGATGGTCAAGGTAAAGTGGATATCGTATCCAGCGACAAGGCATCTATCCAGGCTGCCGAGAAGCGCATTAAGGATATCGCATTCCCGCCTAAGGCTGAGAAAGGAGAGGTCTATGAAGGTAAGGTCAAGTCGATCATGCCTTACGGTGCCTTCGTAGAAGTAGTACCGGGTACTGATGGACTCCTACACGTATCTGAGATCGATTGGAAGCGCGTGGAGAAGGTAGAAGACTACCTGAAGGAAGGAGACATGGTCAAGGTGAAGGTGGTAGACATCGACCCGAAGACCGGTAAGCTCAAGCTTTCCAGAAAAGTGCTCATCGAGCGTCCTCAACGTGAGGAGGCCTGA